The following proteins are co-located in the Desulfatitalea tepidiphila genome:
- the recA gene encoding recombinase RecA, whose translation MSVSVDKTKAIDSAMGQIERQFGKGSIMKLGSRPIVDVPVIPTGSIALDRALGIGGLPRGRVVEIYGPESSGKTTLALHAVANAQKKGGIAAFIDAEHALDTSYAKKLGVNCDELLVSQPDTGEQALEIADMLLRSGAIDVLVIDSVAALVPRAEIEGEMGDAHMGLQARLMSQALRKLTGTIGKTNTCLIFINQIRMKIGVVFGNPETTTGGNALKFYASVRLEIRRTGSIKNGADVVGNRTRVKVVKNKMAPPFKEAEFDVMYGEGISQVGDLLDIGVEAGIVEKSGAWYSYNGERIGQGRENVKSFLGDNPDIFTALDEQVRAAVGIVKKNEEKPVQEQAQ comes from the coding sequence ATGAGCGTTTCGGTGGACAAGACAAAGGCGATCGATTCGGCCATGGGGCAGATTGAACGTCAGTTCGGCAAGGGATCGATCATGAAACTGGGCAGCCGCCCCATCGTGGATGTGCCGGTGATCCCCACAGGTTCCATCGCTTTGGACCGGGCGTTGGGAATCGGTGGACTGCCCAGGGGCAGGGTCGTGGAGATATATGGCCCGGAATCCTCGGGCAAAACAACCCTGGCGCTCCATGCCGTGGCCAATGCCCAGAAAAAAGGCGGTATCGCGGCCTTCATCGACGCCGAGCACGCTCTGGACACCAGTTATGCCAAAAAGTTGGGCGTGAACTGCGATGAATTGCTGGTCTCGCAGCCCGACACCGGGGAACAGGCCCTGGAGATTGCCGATATGCTCCTGCGCAGCGGCGCCATCGATGTATTGGTGATCGATTCGGTGGCGGCCCTGGTGCCGCGTGCCGAGATCGAGGGCGAGATGGGAGATGCTCACATGGGGCTTCAGGCGCGGCTCATGTCCCAGGCCTTGCGCAAGCTTACCGGAACCATCGGGAAGACCAATACCTGTCTGATTTTCATCAACCAGATCCGCATGAAAATCGGGGTCGTTTTCGGCAACCCGGAAACCACCACCGGCGGTAATGCCCTCAAGTTCTACGCCTCCGTCCGCCTGGAGATCCGGCGCACGGGATCGATCAAGAACGGCGCCGACGTGGTGGGCAACCGCACGCGGGTCAAGGTGGTGAAGAATAAAATGGCGCCGCCGTTCAAGGAGGCCGAATTTGACGTCATGTACGGCGAGGGCATTTCGCAGGTGGGGGACCTGCTGGACATCGGCGTGGAAGCCGGGATCGTGGAGAAAAGCGGTGCGTGGTATTCCTACAATGGCGAACGCATCGGGCAGGGGCGCGAGAACGTGAAGAGTTTTCTCGGCGACAATCCCGATATCTTCACGGCCCTGGACGAGCAGGTACGCGCAGCCGTCGGCATTGTGAAAAAGAACGAAGAGAAACCGGTTCAGGAGCAAGCCCAATAA
- the thpR gene encoding RNA 2',3'-cyclic phosphodiesterase → MKETARLFIAFELPDRVLALAKDLQARLKRHGLKLQWVRPQNMHLTVKFLGEVGQARIGDVAAALHHAALEAVPMEVCAQGLGIFPGMRQPRVLWFGLGGQVDLLGEACQHLEDALAAKGFARERRPFRPHLTLARIKQAVDPALLLEGIQTVGRYDPVGFRLTEWVLFQSDLKPQGAIYTALDRATLAQGA, encoded by the coding sequence ATGAAAGAGACCGCGCGACTCTTTATCGCTTTCGAATTGCCCGATCGTGTCCTTGCGTTGGCCAAGGATCTGCAGGCGCGTTTGAAACGACATGGTCTTAAGCTGCAGTGGGTTCGCCCCCAGAATATGCACCTGACCGTGAAATTTCTGGGCGAGGTGGGCCAGGCGCGCATCGGCGACGTGGCCGCAGCCCTGCACCATGCGGCGCTCGAGGCCGTGCCGATGGAGGTCTGCGCTCAGGGACTGGGGATATTTCCCGGCATGCGTCAGCCGAGGGTGTTATGGTTCGGACTCGGGGGGCAGGTCGATCTTCTCGGCGAGGCCTGCCAGCACTTGGAGGACGCCCTGGCTGCAAAGGGTTTTGCCAGGGAGCGGCGTCCGTTCCGGCCTCATCTCACGCTGGCGAGGATCAAGCAGGCGGTGGACCCCGCTCTTTTGTTGGAAGGCATTCAGACGGTCGGCCGGTATGATCCGGTGGGGTTTCGATTGACCGAGTGGGTGCTGTTTCAAAGCGATTTAAAGCCCCAAGGGGCCATTTATACCGCCCTGGATCGGGCGACGTTGGCACAAGGCGCGTGA
- a CDS encoding M23 family metallopeptidase — translation MNAKKNASRRWLLILPALLIVVTLTVFLVRRMEGESPEMTMALTSPALGASQNLKLHVIDRKSGIRKVWVAVLKDGQEVPLLDKTYSSAGLLAGGQTHEETLEIPFEPKAKGIKDGKAVLRFVGRDFSWRNWGKGNVQYQEQEIVIDTHPPVINVLSRAHYLSQGGAGIVVYKLAEECPTSGVTVGEHFYRGFSGVFEDPAIHAAMIAIDYRLGPGTPVAVTATDFAGNESRVGLQHLINARTFKRDKIALSDGFLDWKMPEFVSQVDVVPGASHLDVFLAVNRDLRRANYETLKKVTAQSDPAAHWKGEFLRLPAAANRAGFADHRSYIYKGKVVDEQTHMGIDLASLAQSPVPAANSGKVVFAGTIGIYGGTIVIDHGLGLFSMYSHLSQMTATEGRMVSKGDIIGATGVTGLAGGDHLHYGIMIHHTFVNPMEWWDGQWVRNNITSKLEAVAN, via the coding sequence TTGAATGCTAAAAAGAATGCATCCAGACGCTGGCTGTTGATTTTGCCGGCGCTTCTTATTGTGGTCACCCTGACGGTCTTTCTGGTTCGACGAATGGAAGGAGAATCGCCGGAGATGACAATGGCGCTGACGTCGCCTGCATTGGGCGCCAGTCAGAACCTCAAGTTGCATGTGATCGACCGGAAGAGTGGCATTCGCAAGGTATGGGTCGCTGTACTGAAGGATGGTCAGGAGGTCCCGTTGCTGGACAAGACCTATTCTTCGGCGGGGCTTTTGGCCGGCGGCCAGACGCATGAGGAAACGCTTGAAATACCGTTTGAACCAAAAGCGAAAGGTATTAAAGACGGCAAAGCCGTGTTGCGGTTCGTCGGCAGGGATTTTTCCTGGCGCAACTGGGGTAAGGGCAATGTCCAGTACCAGGAGCAGGAGATCGTCATCGACACCCATCCGCCGGTGATCAATGTGCTCAGCCGGGCGCATTATCTATCCCAGGGTGGCGCGGGGATCGTCGTTTACAAGCTTGCCGAAGAGTGCCCGACCAGCGGCGTAACGGTGGGAGAACACTTCTATCGGGGGTTCTCGGGGGTGTTCGAGGATCCGGCCATTCACGCAGCCATGATTGCTATCGATTACCGCCTTGGGCCGGGAACGCCGGTTGCGGTGACGGCGACCGATTTCGCCGGTAACGAGAGTCGCGTCGGGCTTCAGCACCTCATCAATGCCCGGACCTTCAAGCGAGATAAAATCGCCCTTTCCGACGGCTTTCTGGATTGGAAAATGCCGGAGTTCGTCAGCCAGGTCGATGTTGTGCCGGGTGCATCCCACCTCGATGTGTTTCTCGCGGTCAACCGTGATTTGCGACGTGCCAATTACGAAACATTGAAAAAGGTGACCGCGCAATCCGATCCAGCTGCCCATTGGAAAGGCGAGTTTCTGCGGTTGCCGGCCGCCGCCAACAGGGCCGGTTTCGCCGATCACCGCTCCTACATCTACAAGGGGAAGGTCGTCGACGAACAGACCCACATGGGTATCGATCTGGCATCGTTGGCCCAATCTCCGGTTCCCGCCGCCAACAGCGGCAAGGTGGTTTTCGCCGGTACGATCGGGATCTACGGCGGCACCATCGTCATCGATCATGGTTTGGGTCTTTTCAGCATGTATTCCCACTTGAGTCAGATGACCGCCACCGAAGGCCGGATGGTTTCAAAGGGCGACATCATCGGCGCCACCGGTGTGACCGGATTGGCCGGAGGCGACCACCTGCACTACGGTATCATGATCCATCACACCTTCGTCAATCCGATGGAATGGTGGGATGGTCAGTGGGTTCGAAACAACATCACTTCCAAGCTTGAGGCGGTCGCCAATTAA
- the kdsA gene encoding 3-deoxy-8-phosphooctulonate synthase, whose translation MNTIVQVENLRIGKGMPLVLIAGPCVIEDFELTFHIAATLKQLTERLEIPFIFKASYDKANRTAIDAYRGPGLDEGLEILSRIKAELGIPVLSDVHETGQVEKAAEVLDVIQIPAFLCRQTDFILEVARSAKPVNIKKGQFLAPWDITHVVEKIRSIGNDRILLTERGAMFGYNNLVVDFRAIPIMQATGFPVIFDATHSVQLPGGAGNSSGGQRQYAPLLARAAVAAGADGVFLEVHPDPDNARCDGPNSLPLDDLSDIFAQLKAIHQVVSTGAF comes from the coding sequence ATGAACACGATCGTTCAAGTAGAAAATCTACGCATCGGCAAAGGCATGCCGCTGGTCTTGATCGCCGGGCCGTGCGTGATCGAAGATTTTGAGCTCACCTTCCACATCGCCGCCACATTGAAGCAATTGACCGAGCGGCTGGAGATACCGTTTATCTTCAAAGCCTCCTATGACAAGGCCAACCGGACGGCCATCGATGCTTACCGCGGCCCTGGTCTGGATGAAGGACTCGAGATCCTTTCCAGGATCAAGGCCGAGCTGGGCATCCCGGTCCTCTCCGACGTACACGAGACCGGGCAGGTCGAAAAGGCCGCCGAGGTGCTGGACGTGATTCAAATTCCGGCCTTCTTATGCCGGCAAACCGATTTCATACTGGAGGTGGCACGCAGCGCAAAGCCGGTGAATATCAAAAAGGGACAATTCCTAGCCCCCTGGGACATCACCCATGTGGTCGAAAAAATCAGATCCATAGGCAACGACCGCATCCTTCTCACCGAACGGGGCGCCATGTTTGGCTATAACAACCTGGTCGTGGACTTCAGGGCCATTCCGATCATGCAGGCCACCGGGTTCCCTGTCATTTTCGACGCCACGCACAGCGTTCAACTGCCCGGCGGTGCGGGCAACAGCTCCGGCGGCCAGCGTCAATATGCGCCGCTTCTGGCGCGCGCCGCCGTTGCCGCCGGCGCCGACGGGGTGTTCCTCGAGGTCCACCCAGATCCGGACAACGCGCGCTGCGACGGGCCCAATTCACTGCCGTTAGATGACCTGAGCGATATATTCGCGCAATTGAAAGCGATTCACCAGGTCGTATCCACCGGAGCCTTTTGA
- a CDS encoding KdsC family phosphatase: MTSPMLEQIELLLLDVDGVLTAGEIVYTDSGEQLKIFNVKDGLGIRLLRDAGVQVGIVTGRSGQALRHRCANLGIDLIFDGTRDKARVLPEIEQRTGVTADRTAFIGDDLPDLAIMQRVGVPMAVADAHETVRKAARLVTRAPGGRGAVREACEMILKAQGRWEGLLDTMANG; the protein is encoded by the coding sequence ATGACGTCCCCTATGCTCGAACAGATCGAATTGTTGCTGCTTGACGTCGACGGGGTCCTGACGGCCGGAGAGATCGTCTACACGGACAGTGGCGAGCAATTGAAAATATTCAACGTCAAGGACGGGTTGGGGATTCGCCTGCTCCGGGATGCCGGTGTTCAGGTCGGTATTGTCACCGGTCGCAGCGGACAGGCGCTGAGGCATCGCTGCGCCAATCTGGGGATCGATCTGATCTTCGACGGCACCCGCGACAAGGCCCGGGTACTGCCCGAAATCGAACAAAGGACCGGCGTCACCGCCGACCGCACCGCGTTTATCGGGGACGATCTGCCCGACCTGGCGATCATGCAGCGGGTGGGGGTGCCCATGGCCGTGGCCGACGCACACGAAACGGTACGCAAAGCCGCCCGTTTGGTGACCCGGGCGCCGGGTGGCCGGGGTGCCGTTCGGGAGGCGTGCGAAATGATCCTCAAGGCGCAGGGCCGCTGGGAGGGTCTGTTGGACACGATGGCCAATGGCTAA
- the lptC gene encoding LPS export ABC transporter periplasmic protein LptC, producing MANRKRTFKIALTCAAAAGLIFLVIVFLQLRSQQGGSVPIPMPAAKALMTLAKVHQTATKDGKVQWELDADSAQLEASGGRMILTAPKVKFHMEDGTLVHLTAEQGILHTDNNDMKVTGRVHLHNDQYTLTTEILVYLHDQRLLRADAPVRIESSTASLRADRMTYDLTQNRAHFEGQVEGDLHERPAI from the coding sequence ATGGCTAACCGCAAACGCACCTTCAAAATTGCGCTCACATGCGCCGCCGCTGCCGGTCTGATCTTCCTGGTCATCGTATTCCTGCAATTGCGCAGCCAGCAGGGCGGGTCCGTGCCCATCCCCATGCCAGCCGCCAAGGCCTTGATGACCCTGGCCAAAGTGCATCAAACGGCCACCAAGGACGGCAAGGTGCAATGGGAACTCGATGCCGACTCGGCCCAGCTCGAGGCCAGTGGCGGACGCATGATTTTGACGGCACCCAAAGTGAAGTTTCACATGGAGGACGGCACCCTGGTCCATCTGACGGCCGAACAGGGCATCCTGCACACCGACAACAATGACATGAAAGTGACGGGCCGGGTGCACCTTCACAATGATCAATATACCCTGACGACCGAGATCCTTGTCTACCTGCACGATCAGCGGCTGCTTAGAGCAGACGCGCCGGTTCGCATCGAGAGTTCGACGGCTTCCCTGCGCGCAGACCGGATGACCTACGACCTGACACAGAATCGGGCGCATTTCGAAGGCCAAGTTGAAGGAGATCTCCATGAACGACCGGCGATATAA
- the lptA gene encoding lipopolysaccharide transport periplasmic protein LptA, with the protein MNDRRYNLRYERHDRIRLSGAPRLLIVALLGVILSAGILAAEEPQAPETPADPIHITADRLVSDTQRRNAQFSGNVKVVQGDTTITADRLTLVYAEGASSEDGTTADSIERIEADGNVRIVMDGRVAESERAIYRTDERTLVLTGQNAKVTSGQDVIESSKITFYRDSGNVKMEGDPKGQVKAIIRSNQRGLN; encoded by the coding sequence ATGAACGACCGGCGATATAACCTGCGATATGAGCGACATGATAGGATACGCCTATCGGGTGCGCCACGCCTCCTTATCGTCGCCCTGCTGGGGGTCATCTTGAGCGCCGGCATCCTGGCGGCGGAGGAGCCCCAGGCACCCGAAACGCCGGCCGACCCGATTCACATCACGGCCGATCGCCTCGTCAGCGACACCCAACGCCGCAACGCCCAGTTCAGCGGCAATGTCAAAGTGGTGCAAGGCGATACGACCATCACGGCCGATCGCCTGACCCTGGTCTACGCCGAGGGTGCCTCCTCTGAAGACGGAACCACCGCCGACAGCATCGAGCGCATCGAAGCCGATGGCAACGTGCGTATCGTCATGGATGGTCGGGTGGCCGAAAGCGAACGCGCCATCTATCGCACCGATGAACGCACCCTGGTGTTGACCGGACAGAACGCCAAGGTGACCAGTGGACAGGATGTGATCGAAAGCAGCAAGATCACCTTTTATCGCGACAGTGGCAATGTGAAGATGGAAGGCGACCCAAAGGGCCAGGTCAAGGCCATTATTCGGTCCAATCAAAGAGGCTTGAACTGA
- the lptB gene encoding LPS export ABC transporter ATP-binding protein, protein MATLAIENLAKSYNGRQVVKTVNLRVSSGEVIGLLGPNGAGKTTTFYMVVGMVKPEAGRVLLDEEDITDYPMYMRARKGVGYLPQEASIFRKLTVSENILAILETMPIPKPEQKQRTEALLEELGIKHLSHQKASVLSGGERRRLEISRALATNPDFILLDEPFAGIDPLAVIDIKKIIGHLKQRNIGILISDHNVRETLEACDQAFILANGEVIESGTPQTIANSKIARQIYLGEEFRL, encoded by the coding sequence ATGGCAACCTTAGCCATTGAAAATTTAGCAAAAAGCTACAACGGCCGCCAAGTCGTCAAAACGGTCAACCTTCGGGTGTCTTCCGGAGAGGTCATCGGATTGTTGGGGCCCAATGGGGCCGGTAAAACCACGACCTTCTACATGGTGGTCGGCATGGTAAAACCGGAAGCCGGGAGAGTGCTTCTTGACGAAGAGGACATCACCGACTACCCCATGTACATGCGGGCTCGCAAGGGCGTTGGATACTTGCCACAGGAGGCATCGATCTTCCGTAAGCTGACCGTATCGGAAAATATCCTGGCCATCCTGGAGACGATGCCCATTCCCAAGCCGGAACAAAAACAAAGGACAGAGGCGCTATTGGAAGAACTGGGGATCAAACATCTGAGCCATCAAAAAGCCAGCGTCCTGTCGGGTGGTGAGCGGCGCCGGCTGGAAATCAGCCGGGCCTTGGCGACCAATCCGGATTTTATTTTGCTGGACGAGCCGTTTGCCGGTATCGATCCATTGGCCGTCATCGATATTAAAAAAATCATCGGGCACCTGAAACAGCGTAACATCGGTATCTTGATTTCGGACCACAACGTGCGCGAAACTCTGGAAGCCTGCGACCAGGCGTTCATATTAGCCAACGGAGAAGTCATCGAATCGGGAACTCCGCAAACCATCGCCAACAGCAAAATCGCCCGGCAAATCTACCTGGGTGAAGAATTCAGGTTGTAA
- the rpoN gene encoding RNA polymerase factor sigma-54, translating to MAIELRQQLKLTQQLIMTPQLQMAIKLLQLSRLELMDAIRQELEENPTLEESLETVSKDQLAGDEQVQVEVPEKTQEVTIDEKIPSDIDWSNYIDEYNSPGRIRFETEDRDTPQYEAFISHKESLSDHLLWQLLMASPSEEEKRIGSLIIGNLDKDGYLQSSTEELAVQAGVTADDIEEVLFLLQSFDPIGVCARDLTECLLLQARALGLKDSLVTRIISDHINHLENKNYKAICKALKVSIDEVIAAVEVITNMEPKPGRAFSDDEPQYITPDIYVYKTEDDFAIVINDDGLPKLKVNSFYKQAITRDKDVGGNARNYIQDKLRSAAWLIRSIHQRQKTIYKVMESILKYQRAFFDQGITHLKPMVLRDVAEDIGMHESTISRVTTNKYAYTPQGIFELKYFFNSSIKRVHGEAIASASVMEKIRRLIESENPRKPHSDSKMADLLKAQNIDIARRTVAKYREMMGVLPSSKRKKYT from the coding sequence ATGGCCATTGAACTTCGACAACAACTCAAACTGACCCAGCAGCTGATCATGACCCCGCAGCTGCAGATGGCTATCAAGCTGCTGCAGCTGTCGCGTCTGGAGCTGATGGATGCCATCCGGCAGGAGTTGGAAGAAAACCCGACTCTCGAAGAGAGTCTGGAAACGGTGTCCAAGGATCAACTGGCCGGCGATGAGCAGGTCCAGGTAGAGGTCCCTGAAAAAACCCAGGAAGTCACCATCGATGAAAAAATCCCCAGCGATATCGACTGGAGCAACTATATCGATGAGTACAACTCACCCGGTCGTATCCGTTTTGAAACCGAGGACCGCGACACGCCCCAATACGAGGCGTTCATTTCCCACAAGGAATCTCTCAGCGACCATCTTTTGTGGCAACTTTTAATGGCCTCTCCGTCGGAGGAAGAAAAACGTATCGGGTCCCTGATCATCGGCAATCTGGACAAGGACGGTTACCTGCAATCCAGCACGGAAGAGCTGGCTGTTCAGGCAGGCGTGACCGCAGATGATATCGAAGAAGTACTTTTCCTATTGCAAAGCTTCGATCCCATCGGCGTGTGCGCCAGGGATCTGACCGAATGTCTTCTGCTGCAAGCCCGCGCCCTCGGCTTGAAAGACTCCCTGGTCACCCGAATCATCTCAGATCATATCAACCACCTGGAAAACAAAAACTACAAGGCCATCTGCAAGGCCTTGAAAGTCAGCATCGATGAAGTCATCGCGGCGGTCGAAGTCATCACCAACATGGAGCCCAAACCCGGCCGGGCTTTCAGCGACGATGAACCCCAATACATTACGCCAGACATCTATGTTTATAAAACCGAAGATGACTTTGCCATTGTCATCAACGATGACGGCCTGCCCAAGCTCAAGGTCAACTCGTTTTACAAGCAGGCCATCACCCGTGACAAGGACGTCGGCGGCAATGCCCGAAACTATATTCAAGACAAGCTGCGCTCCGCCGCATGGCTGATTCGCAGCATTCATCAACGCCAGAAAACGATTTACAAGGTGATGGAGAGTATTCTCAAATACCAGCGTGCTTTTTTCGACCAGGGCATCACCCACCTCAAGCCCATGGTGCTCCGTGATGTGGCCGAAGATATCGGTATGCACGAATCGACCATCAGTCGGGTGACGACCAACAAATATGCCTATACGCCGCAAGGCATATTCGAACTGAAATACTTCTTCAACAGTTCAATCAAGAGGGTCCATGGAGAAGCCATTGCATCCGCCAGCGTGATGGAAAAAATCCGCCGACTGATTGAATCCGAAAACCCCCGCAAGCCCCATTCCGACAGCAAAATGGCCGACCTTCTCAAAGCCCAGAATATTGACATCGCCCGGCGGACGGTGGCCAAATATCGCGAAATGATGGGCGTTTTGCCATCGAGCAAACGTAAAAAATATACGTAA
- the hpf gene encoding ribosome hibernation-promoting factor, HPF/YfiA family, translating to MQTSVTFKNLDPSDHIKNYIVEKLNRFDKYLHNPGEANVVLSVEKFRHTAEVNITGDRMTINGKEETEDMYSAIDMVLDKLEKQIKKGKQKVRDRRSNKGKAKTVMGGAGPVEREGERRVMVQNIEYKPMDVDEAIMQMDLVEDSFLVFTNARSDRVNVLYRRKDGNYGLIQPNP from the coding sequence ATGCAAACATCTGTTACCTTCAAGAATCTCGACCCCTCCGATCACATCAAAAACTACATCGTTGAAAAACTCAACCGCTTCGACAAATACCTTCACAACCCGGGTGAAGCCAACGTGGTCCTCTCCGTGGAAAAGTTCAGACACACCGCCGAGGTCAACATCACAGGCGATCGCATGACCATCAACGGCAAGGAAGAGACCGAGGACATGTACTCGGCCATCGACATGGTTCTGGACAAACTCGAAAAGCAGATCAAGAAAGGCAAACAGAAGGTAAGAGACCGCCGTTCCAACAAAGGCAAAGCCAAAACTGTCATGGGAGGAGCCGGCCCGGTGGAGAGAGAGGGAGAGAGGCGCGTCATGGTCCAGAACATCGAATACAAGCCCATGGATGTCGATGAAGCCATCATGCAAATGGACCTGGTGGAGGACTCCTTTCTCGTCTTTACCAATGCCCGATCCGATCGGGTCAATGTCCTGTACCGGCGAAAAGACGGCAACTACGGTCTCATTCAACCCAACCCCTGA
- a CDS encoding PTS sugar transporter subunit IIA, with the protein MKILDVLTPDTICIDLKARDKKGILDELVAPVVAMTGTSHEELLKVLMERERLGSTGIGGGIGIPHGKLKNLDQLILGFGLSRRGANFESMDNRPTHIFFLLLTPEDSAGLHLKLLARLSRLLKNEDFKSQLMQATRTEEILDIIREKDEDF; encoded by the coding sequence ATGAAGATCCTGGATGTACTGACTCCCGACACGATCTGCATCGATCTGAAAGCTAGAGACAAAAAGGGCATTCTGGATGAACTGGTCGCACCGGTCGTCGCCATGACGGGCACCAGCCACGAAGAGCTGTTAAAAGTGCTCATGGAACGGGAACGCCTCGGCAGCACGGGTATCGGCGGCGGCATCGGCATTCCCCATGGAAAACTGAAAAATCTGGACCAGCTGATACTTGGTTTCGGGTTGAGCCGCAGAGGCGCCAACTTCGAATCCATGGACAACCGGCCGACCCACATCTTTTTCCTGCTGCTCACCCCCGAAGACTCTGCCGGGCTGCATTTAAAGCTGCTTGCCCGCCTCTCGCGACTGCTCAAGAACGAAGATTTCAAGTCCCAACTCATGCAGGCCACCCGAACCGAAGAGATCCTCGACATCATCCGTGAAAAGGATGAAGACTTTTAA
- the rapZ gene encoding RNase adapter RapZ, translated as MQKRPIIIVTGCSGSGKSTALAAFEDAGFHCIDNMPTQLVHHFLQVLEKQNPTDEIAGWVFGMDLRDKNFLKHYPGLLADLKNSGYTTRIVFLEADEQVLLRRYNQTRRHHPLGRSGSLLDAIQAEKTKIKPLRDASDHIIDTTHLSVHELKFAILNLARQHTAISGMAINVVSFGFKHGSPPEADLLMDVRFLPNPYFVPELKALDGENKEIQDFVLKAPETGLFLNNFLKLLDPLIPLYEKEGKAYLTIAIGCTGGRHRSVVIAKQIYDHIHKTQPTVRLVHRDIQSG; from the coding sequence ATGCAAAAAAGGCCGATCATCATCGTGACCGGGTGCTCCGGGTCGGGCAAAAGCACGGCCCTGGCTGCCTTTGAAGATGCGGGGTTCCACTGCATCGACAATATGCCCACGCAGCTCGTGCATCACTTTTTGCAGGTCCTGGAAAAACAGAACCCGACAGACGAAATTGCCGGCTGGGTCTTTGGCATGGACCTGCGCGACAAAAACTTTTTAAAACATTACCCCGGCTTGCTGGCCGATTTGAAAAACAGCGGGTACACCACCAGGATCGTATTTCTGGAAGCCGACGAGCAGGTCCTGTTGCGGCGCTACAACCAAACACGCCGCCATCATCCGCTGGGGCGATCCGGCAGTCTTCTCGATGCCATTCAGGCCGAAAAGACCAAGATCAAACCGTTGCGTGATGCGTCGGACCACATCATCGATACGACCCACCTCAGCGTGCATGAGCTGAAGTTTGCCATATTGAACCTTGCCCGGCAGCACACGGCCATCTCGGGAATGGCCATCAACGTGGTCTCCTTCGGATTCAAGCATGGCAGTCCTCCGGAAGCGGACCTGTTGATGGATGTGCGTTTTTTGCCAAACCCCTATTTTGTTCCTGAACTCAAGGCCTTGGACGGTGAAAACAAGGAAATCCAGGACTTCGTCTTGAAAGCCCCCGAAACGGGCTTATTTTTAAATAATTTTTTGAAACTTCTGGACCCATTGATTCCGTTATACGAAAAGGAAGGCAAGGCCTACTTGACCATTGCCATCGGGTGCACCGGCGGGCGCCATCGATCGGTTGTGATCGCCAAGCAGATCTACGATCATATTCACAAGACCCAGCCCACGGTGCGACTGGTTCACCGAGACATCCAATCCGGTTGA
- a CDS encoding PTS sugar transporter subunit IIA — MIGILIVSHRQLGDALIDCVEFIMGERPSALAAISIDLRENAADLRTKIEKGIKEVGKGDGVLIMTDMFGGTPSNLSYAFLDEGHIEVISGVNLPMVVKAVGMRDKKGLSQLAEYLENFGKKSISLASGILKGNKRSQG, encoded by the coding sequence ATGATCGGAATCCTCATCGTCAGCCACCGGCAACTCGGCGACGCGCTGATTGATTGCGTCGAGTTTATCATGGGTGAACGTCCCAGTGCATTGGCCGCCATATCCATCGATCTTCGTGAAAATGCCGCCGATTTGCGAACCAAAATCGAAAAGGGAATCAAGGAAGTAGGAAAGGGCGACGGCGTTCTGATCATGACCGACATGTTCGGCGGCACCCCCTCCAATTTGAGTTACGCTTTCTTGGACGAGGGCCACATCGAGGTCATTTCCGGTGTCAATTTACCCATGGTGGTCAAGGCCGTTGGCATGCGGGATAAAAAGGGCTTGTCTCAACTGGCCGAATACCTGGAAAACTTCGGCAAAAAGAGCATCTCCCTGGCCAGTGGTATCCTGAAAGGAAACAAACGCAGCCAGGGATGA